Proteins co-encoded in one Candidatus Paracaedibacteraceae bacterium genomic window:
- the tssE gene encoding type VI secretion system baseplate subunit TssE: MRDIIKESLAEPKRSQGAPIPLFEKLIDDDRGITEEIPAKRYYNRFELMQSIQDELSRILNTRAGIRKSDYDQLASNPKNFALPQMYGLSDFSHYDATAKGSYPRIARLCENAIRMFEPRLKNPVITITGFDSNKAKLMAVIDAELNVADFQEEVTFPLEIET; this comes from the coding sequence ATGCGTGATATTATTAAGGAGTCTTTGGCCGAACCGAAACGGTCACAGGGGGCTCCTATTCCTTTATTTGAAAAACTCATCGATGATGATCGTGGTATAACAGAAGAAATTCCGGCAAAACGTTATTACAATCGTTTTGAGCTCATGCAATCCATCCAAGATGAACTTTCCCGAATCTTAAACACCCGAGCCGGCATCAGAAAATCAGATTACGATCAGTTAGCCAGTAACCCCAAGAACTTTGCCCTTCCCCAAATGTATGGGTTGTCAGACTTTTCACACTATGATGCCACAGCAAAAGGATCCTACCCACGCATTGCAAGATTATGTGAAAATGCTATTCGTATGTTTGAACCTAGACTCAAAAATCCTGTCATTACAATAACCGGATTTGATTCTAATAAAGCTAAACTCATGGCTGTCATTGACGCTGAGTTGAACGTCGCAGATTTTCAAGAAGAAGTTACATTTCCCCTTGAAATTGAAACATAG
- a CDS encoding TonB-dependent receptor translates to MKFLLPLLASVQAEQVAPTVHVKAKAIRQMPSSIHQDVLTSQTIKRRQYSTLDSVLNSFPGTVIVRSGNIGQPSSVFVRGTNSNHLQVRLDGMRINSPDAANGSLDTSLIGTENLATISILRGGQGSLYGPDAVGGVLLLTTPKAESSQEDLQVEFSSNRVAKISGSAQHRYDTLGVYLGADGVRSSGNHQTPVTYRQPSGHYPRLYFRQNGFVGRLDHQLNDRSHLMLVSRYNQADALIQLFDRASPQERENFLHRGQLSVQPTLNWTHLFGVGFFQSRQNNAIRDRFQSQTMGQRTQFDWTQTYQSRAFGDFSLMLEGSQDRVKQNDARSSFAFLQNSFGMGCLWQKKGSWVDWDISLRHDKTASFGATVTHREGFVLKPWSGGKLIASYGTGFKAPTLYQLYAKTPYYSGNPDLKTEHSQQWDVGFDQVLGRCFRWQETYFMNRLTRLIYPTVDFQSNTNLGRARIKGLESGVSWFFGGWIVSFNHTLMRAENLQDRTRLLRRPRTKLAGIVSYELDDWLSSLEIIRQGHRPDIHPTNFRKITAKPYTVLHLKIQKKLTSGTRYFGRIENVLNRKIQEPMGYKQSGLAVYCGMEMRFV, encoded by the coding sequence ATGAAATTTCTTTTACCCCTACTGGCATCCGTGCAGGCTGAACAAGTCGCACCAACTGTTCATGTTAAGGCTAAAGCTATCCGTCAAATGCCATCATCCATTCATCAAGATGTTTTGACATCTCAGACAATCAAACGTCGCCAATATTCGACCTTGGATAGTGTGTTGAATAGTTTTCCCGGTACGGTTATTGTTCGCTCCGGAAATATAGGACAACCATCTTCTGTTTTTGTTCGAGGAACCAACTCAAACCACTTGCAGGTGCGTTTGGATGGCATGCGTATCAACTCACCTGACGCCGCCAACGGATCACTCGATACAAGCTTAATAGGGACAGAGAATCTCGCAACAATATCTATTCTGCGTGGCGGGCAGGGAAGTCTCTATGGACCGGATGCTGTTGGTGGTGTGTTATTGCTCACGACGCCAAAAGCTGAATCTTCGCAAGAGGATTTACAGGTAGAGTTCTCAAGTAATCGGGTCGCAAAAATTTCAGGCAGTGCCCAGCATCGCTATGATACTTTGGGGGTGTATCTCGGGGCGGATGGGGTGCGAAGTTCAGGGAATCATCAAACACCTGTGACGTATCGCCAACCATCTGGACATTACCCTCGTCTTTATTTTAGGCAGAACGGTTTTGTTGGGCGCCTTGATCATCAGTTAAACGATCGAAGCCATTTAATGCTCGTTAGTCGTTATAATCAGGCAGATGCACTGATTCAACTTTTTGATCGGGCATCACCTCAAGAGCGAGAAAATTTTCTGCATCGTGGTCAGCTATCTGTTCAACCGACCTTGAACTGGACGCATCTGTTTGGGGTTGGTTTTTTTCAGTCACGACAGAACAATGCAATTCGGGATCGATTCCAATCCCAAACCATGGGACAGCGTACCCAATTTGATTGGACGCAGACATATCAGAGCAGGGCGTTTGGTGATTTTTCGTTGATGCTTGAAGGTAGTCAAGATCGAGTCAAGCAGAACGATGCAAGATCATCCTTTGCCTTTCTACAAAATTCATTCGGTATGGGTTGTTTGTGGCAGAAAAAAGGGTCTTGGGTTGATTGGGATATAAGTCTTAGGCATGACAAAACCGCTTCGTTCGGGGCAACTGTAACCCATCGTGAAGGTTTTGTTTTGAAACCATGGTCTGGCGGCAAGCTAATAGCAAGTTATGGCACCGGTTTCAAGGCACCTACTCTTTACCAATTATATGCGAAAACCCCTTATTATTCCGGTAACCCTGATTTAAAGACCGAGCATTCACAGCAATGGGATGTAGGATTTGATCAGGTACTAGGGCGATGTTTTCGATGGCAAGAAACTTATTTTATGAACCGATTAACACGCCTTATTTATCCGACGGTGGACTTTCAGTCTAATACAAACTTAGGCCGAGCAAGAATCAAAGGACTTGAATCGGGTGTTTCATGGTTTTTTGGGGGGTGGATTGTCTCGTTTAATCATACGTTGATGAGGGCAGAAAATTTGCAAGATCGAACACGATTACTCAGGCGCCCGCGAACCAAACTTGCCGGCATAGTTTCGTATGAGTTGGACGACTGGTTGTCAAGTCTTGAGATTATCCGTCAAGGGCATCGACCGGATATCCATCCAACAAACTTTAGAAAAATAACGGCAAAACCATATACGGTGCTCCATCTTAAAATTCAAAAGAAGTTGACCTCAGGGACTAGGTACTTTGGGCGTATTGAAAATGTTTTAAATCGGAAAATTCAAGAACCAATGGGGTATAAACAAAGTGGTCTAGCTGTTTATTGTGGGATGGAGATGCGGTTTGTTTAA
- a CDS encoding L,D-transpeptidase — MIKSVIMTILLSIPTYAQVDSIEIIKHRHELNLVKDDKIVKTFSIALGRQAQGRKVDRNDKRTPEGIYKVKRKLDGTEYHKSLVINYPTPEEKADARARGVDIGDHLCIHGMRSYLSYMPNFMQKLHRWVDWTAGCVALTDSEIDEIFEEVEVGTPVVIYE, encoded by the coding sequence ATGATTAAGTCCGTGATAATGACAATATTACTCAGCATACCTACCTATGCACAAGTAGACAGCATTGAAATTATCAAACACCGTCACGAACTTAATCTTGTCAAGGACGACAAAATTGTCAAAACATTTTCAATTGCCTTAGGACGACAGGCTCAAGGTCGAAAAGTTGATCGCAATGACAAACGAACCCCTGAAGGGATTTATAAAGTCAAACGAAAACTAGATGGAACCGAGTATCACAAAAGCCTTGTCATCAATTACCCAACCCCCGAGGAAAAGGCTGACGCCAGAGCAAGAGGCGTTGATATCGGTGACCATTTGTGTATTCATGGGATGCGGTCATATCTCTCTTACATGCCCAACTTTATGCAAAAGCTTCATCGATGGGTTGATTGGACGGCAGGATGCGTTGCTTTAACTGACTCAGAAATAGATGAAATATTTGAAGAAGTTGAAGTTGGGACACCTGTTGTGATATATGAATAA
- a CDS encoding AAA family ATPase — protein sequence MINRYHYLEQIEQNFDVHSVVALLGPRQCGKTTLAREFANSYKGDVHFFDLENPQDRILMDSPQLLLSDLSGLIIIDEIQWSPNLFQFLRYQVDQQG from the coding sequence ATGATTAATCGTTATCATTATCTTGAGCAAATCGAGCAAAACTTTGATGTTCACTCTGTTGTTGCCTTGTTAGGCCCGCGTCAATGTGGGAAAACAACATTGGCTAGGGAGTTTGCAAATTCATACAAGGGCGATGTTCATTTTTTTGATTTAGAAAATCCTCAGGATAGAATCTTAATGGACAGCCCTCAGCTTTTACTATCTGATTTGTCTGGTCTTATCATTATTGACGAGATTCAATGGTCACCTAACTTATTTCAATTTTTAAGGTATCAAGTTGATCAGCAGGGATAA
- a CDS encoding DUF4143 domain-containing protein: MSPFSIVEIDDLVGLHQRGGFPRSYLAKSDAASQLWLDNYIQTFLQQDIPQLGINISAQTLWRFWSMLAHYHGNIYNSSEIGRSLGVSDHTARHYLDILVGTFMVRQLSPWFENIEKRQVKRPKIYIRDSGIFHRLLGVSDYSTLFRHPKIGASWEGFALEQTIQLYRARPEECFFWSIHQQGELDLLIIKDGQRHGFEFKYLDAPALTKSMIMVKDILKLDSLEVIYPGDKMYKIEESISVVPLKKIMKTRS, encoded by the coding sequence GTGTCACCATTTTCAATTGTTGAGATTGATGATCTTGTTGGGTTGCACCAACGAGGGGGTTTTCCACGATCTTATTTAGCAAAATCGGATGCAGCCTCACAATTGTGGTTAGATAATTATATTCAGACCTTTCTTCAGCAGGATATTCCGCAACTTGGCATTAATATTTCTGCACAGACATTGTGGCGGTTTTGGAGTATGCTTGCTCACTATCATGGTAATATCTATAACTCCTCTGAGATTGGTCGTTCTTTAGGCGTTAGTGATCATACAGCCAGACATTATCTTGATATTTTAGTGGGAACCTTTATGGTTCGCCAATTATCCCCGTGGTTTGAAAATATTGAAAAAAGGCAGGTCAAGCGACCTAAAATCTATATTCGTGATTCCGGGATATTTCACAGATTATTAGGTGTTTCTGACTATTCGACACTTTTTAGGCACCCTAAAATCGGGGCATCATGGGAAGGGTTTGCTTTAGAGCAAACGATTCAGTTGTACCGCGCCAGACCTGAGGAATGCTTTTTTTGGTCAATCCATCAGCAAGGTGAGCTTGATTTGCTTATTATTAAAGACGGGCAGCGTCATGGATTTGAATTTAAATATTTAGATGCACCGGCATTAACAAAATCTATGATAATGGTTAAAGATATTTTGAAACTTGATTCTCTAGAAGTTATCTATCCGGGAGATAAGATGTATAAGATAGAGGAATCAATTTCTGTTGTCCCACTAAAAAAGATTATGAAAACTCGAAGTTGA
- the murA gene encoding UDP-N-acetylglucosamine 1-carboxyvinyltransferase, whose protein sequence is MDQIRIIGGTPLQGTIEISGAKNAALPLLAASLLSSETLELSNVPDLADIHSLVELLTQHGVVCQWDLKTKTLSLTAQTIANTTAPYDIVRKMRASILVLGPLLARCGEAKVSLPGGCSIGTRPVDIHLSGLEELGALIELKDGYIFASAPTGLKGAIITMPLVSVTATENLMMAATLASGSTKLINAAREPEIIDLANCLRAMGATIHGDGTDTITIDGVKALHSAQHSVIADRIETGTFAIAALITKGELYLKNTSIDLLPSFISSLQKAGALIENGPDGFWVKSSGQPITGVDVMTEPYPGFATDLQAQMMALMTICSGSSMITETIFENRFMHVPELCRMGANITVHGSTSLVRGVDRLKGAPVMATDLRASVSLVLAGLAAEGETVISRVYHLDRGYEHIEEKLSRCGAKIERVKEVLAA, encoded by the coding sequence ATGGATCAGATTCGCATCATTGGCGGGACACCGTTACAAGGAACTATTGAAATAAGCGGCGCCAAAAATGCAGCTCTTCCGTTACTCGCAGCCTCCTTATTAAGCTCAGAGACACTGGAATTATCAAACGTTCCTGACCTTGCTGATATCCATTCTTTAGTTGAATTATTAACTCAACATGGCGTTGTTTGTCAGTGGGATTTAAAAACAAAAACCCTTAGTCTCACGGCGCAAACCATTGCCAATACCACAGCTCCCTATGACATCGTTCGCAAAATGCGCGCCTCGATTCTGGTTTTGGGTCCTCTTTTAGCGCGGTGTGGCGAAGCAAAAGTATCGCTGCCCGGCGGATGTTCCATTGGAACTCGACCTGTTGATATTCATTTAAGCGGTCTTGAAGAATTAGGCGCCCTAATCGAACTCAAAGATGGGTATATCTTCGCCTCCGCTCCCACAGGATTAAAAGGGGCAATCATTACCATGCCGTTAGTATCTGTAACAGCGACAGAAAACTTGATGATGGCAGCAACCCTTGCCTCAGGCTCAACCAAACTTATTAATGCAGCGCGTGAACCAGAAATTATTGACCTTGCCAACTGCTTACGAGCCATGGGAGCAACCATTCACGGGGATGGGACGGATACAATCACGATCGATGGGGTTAAAGCGCTTCATTCAGCACAACACAGTGTTATCGCCGATCGGATTGAAACAGGAACATTTGCCATTGCAGCACTCATCACAAAAGGTGAACTCTACCTTAAAAATACAAGCATAGACCTTTTGCCTTCGTTTATTTCCAGTCTACAAAAAGCAGGTGCACTTATTGAAAACGGACCGGATGGTTTTTGGGTTAAATCGTCAGGCCAACCGATTACGGGTGTTGATGTCATGACAGAACCATACCCCGGTTTTGCAACAGACTTGCAAGCACAAATGATGGCCCTGATGACAATATGCAGCGGGTCATCCATGATTACGGAAACTATATTTGAAAATCGTTTTATGCACGTCCCTGAACTTTGCCGCATGGGCGCAAACATCACCGTTCATGGATCAACATCCTTAGTACGGGGTGTTGACAGACTTAAAGGAGCGCCGGTCATGGCAACAGACCTACGAGCGTCAGTATCACTTGTTCTGGCAGGTCTCGCTGCGGAAGGTGAAACCGTGATTAGCCGTGTCTATCACTTGGATCGAGGATATGAACATATCGAAGAAAAACTCAGCAGATGCGGGGCTAAGATCGAGCGAGTTAAAGAAGTGTTGGCTGCATAA
- a CDS encoding lysophospholipid acyltransferase family protein: MKRWLKQFTKSPGFQNFLSWIISLYLKLVFYTTKWTWIGKDKADSYFNAGSLIVCFWHGNLAMIPFMNFWPHKRILSMVSGHGDGMMVARTFKRLGIDYTTGSTNRGGARAFLALLEALRSKEIAAIIPDGPRGPARELNVGIIQLSRHGQAPIMPMAYATSRFIQFKSWDKFKLPLPFSKGIFIYGDPVPFQPTTNDNEIESWRKLVQTTISQVQDQADSFFNKEKK, translated from the coding sequence ATGAAACGCTGGCTAAAGCAGTTCACGAAAAGCCCCGGCTTTCAGAACTTTTTGTCTTGGATCATCAGTCTGTACTTAAAACTCGTGTTTTATACGACAAAATGGACATGGATTGGCAAAGATAAAGCAGACTCTTACTTTAATGCGGGGTCTTTGATTGTTTGTTTCTGGCACGGTAATCTGGCTATGATACCTTTTATGAATTTCTGGCCTCATAAACGGATCCTCTCAATGGTATCCGGTCACGGAGATGGTATGATGGTTGCACGTACGTTTAAGCGGCTTGGAATTGACTATACAACAGGATCAACCAACCGTGGCGGTGCACGCGCTTTCTTGGCGTTACTCGAAGCTCTGCGATCTAAAGAAATTGCAGCAATTATTCCCGACGGCCCTCGAGGGCCAGCCCGAGAACTCAACGTTGGCATTATTCAACTTTCTCGGCATGGACAAGCCCCTATCATGCCCATGGCATATGCAACGTCTCGATTCATTCAATTTAAGAGTTGGGATAAATTTAAACTCCCTCTCCCGTTTTCAAAAGGGATATTTATCTATGGTGATCCCGTACCGTTTCAACCCACAACAAATGATAATGAAATTGAAAGCTGGCGAAAATTAGTACAAACTACTATTTCACAAGTACAAGACCAAGCTGATAGTTTTTTTAATAAGGAAAAAAAATGA
- a CDS encoding dCTP deaminase, translating into MSVTAIQEQLQNAQINGGILPDSWIREQSLKHGMIEPFVEKQVRQDVISYGVSSYGYDARCAPEFKIFTNVHNAIVDPKNFTDTSFVEKETDVCIIPPNSFVLARTVEYFRIPRDVLVICLGKSTYARCGIIVNVTPLEPEWEGHVTLEFSNTTPLPAKIYANEGVCQFLFLKGTSDCEVSYADRSGKYMGQRGVTLPRL; encoded by the coding sequence ATGTCTGTCACAGCAATTCAAGAACAACTACAAAATGCACAAATCAATGGCGGAATCCTTCCGGATTCGTGGATCCGGGAGCAATCTCTTAAGCACGGAATGATTGAACCGTTTGTTGAAAAACAAGTTCGACAAGATGTCATTTCTTATGGTGTTTCATCTTATGGTTATGATGCACGGTGTGCCCCGGAATTCAAAATTTTTACCAACGTCCATAATGCAATCGTTGACCCTAAAAACTTCACAGACACAAGTTTTGTTGAAAAAGAAACAGATGTTTGCATTATCCCACCCAATAGTTTTGTTCTAGCACGAACAGTTGAATACTTCCGCATTCCCCGTGATGTATTAGTTATTTGTCTTGGCAAATCAACTTATGCTCGCTGTGGCATCATTGTGAATGTCACCCCACTAGAACCTGAATGGGAAGGTCACGTTACCTTAGAATTCTCAAATACAACCCCTTTACCTGCAAAAATTTATGCGAACGAAGGCGTCTGCCAATTCTTATTCCTAAAAGGAACGAGCGATTGCGAAGTCTCCTATGCTGACCGAAGCGGTAAATATATGGGGCAACGCGGGGTAACCTTGCCTCGCCTATAA
- the coaD gene encoding pantetheine-phosphate adenylyltransferase produces the protein MQIGLYPGSFDPITWGHLEIIQRASRLVDFLYICIAHNETKSPLFAVEQRFDWVNQSLNQAQLNCQYDVILFNGLLLNLVNRVGAHTIIRGVRNTNDYDFEAQLSHAHKKMAPEVETILLSAQDYPFISSTIVKSIYTHDGDISEFVPPCVSDSLRK, from the coding sequence ATGCAGATTGGGCTTTATCCGGGAAGCTTTGACCCCATAACTTGGGGACATCTCGAGATTATTCAACGAGCCTCAAGGCTCGTTGATTTTCTTTATATTTGCATTGCCCATAATGAGACAAAATCACCCTTATTTGCAGTAGAGCAACGCTTTGACTGGGTTAACCAATCCCTAAATCAGGCTCAGCTTAATTGTCAATATGATGTTATATTATTTAATGGGTTACTGCTTAACCTAGTTAATCGCGTTGGCGCACACACCATAATTCGCGGAGTGCGAAATACCAACGATTATGATTTTGAGGCTCAACTATCTCATGCTCATAAAAAAATGGCTCCCGAAGTGGAAACCATTCTTTTGTCTGCTCAAGATTATCCGTTTATATCCTCAACCATTGTAAAATCTATTTACACTCATGACGGTGATATATCAGAATTTGTACCACCGTGTGTGAGTGATTCTCTTAGAAAATAG
- a CDS encoding ATP-binding cassette domain-containing protein codes for MSKIIKKIMSDGPTRRLAARLFNEHVMPYRVRFLFAIVFMILAATANGAIPFILQPVFDDVFYKGNPDLLFVISGSVFVAFAVRGFASYGEAITMSVIGQRIICDLQNRLFSHLMKLDLNFYHRNSSGELISRFTNDIMLMRYSVSNVIVGLGKDLTSLIVLIGIMFYRDWMLASIAFFLLPSIVLPISKISRRMRKVTYNTQDEFGKITSQLSQIFQGMRVVKTYGMEPYEIGRVESATERVYQLITKATRIRATTSPIIEVLGGLTTTLIIAYGGWQVLKGTRTAGEFISFTGALLLCYDPLKRLGNLNTSLQEGLSAAQRVFETIDTQPLIVNKNTAKPITDIQGRLTFKNVSFTYPNGTSALSDINLSVSQGKSIALVGSSGSGKSTFINLIPRFYDITDGEILIDDVSIQDITVASLRSHIALVSQEITLFDDTIRNNIAYGRFGASDQDITDAATSAAAHDFIMKLPKGYDTIVGENGVMLSGGQRQRIAIARAMLKNAPILLLDEATSALDTHSERHVQGALEALMQGKTTIIVAHRLSTIINVDTIYVMDQGRIVEVGNHETLIKKNGHYAELWQAQSRSQDEDGQ; via the coding sequence ATGAGTAAAATTATCAAGAAAATCATGTCGGATGGCCCAACACGTCGTTTGGCTGCCCGTCTTTTTAATGAACACGTGATGCCCTATCGCGTGCGATTTTTATTTGCTATTGTTTTTATGATTTTAGCAGCCACCGCTAATGGCGCAATTCCTTTTATTTTACAACCTGTTTTTGACGATGTTTTTTACAAAGGAAATCCTGACCTTTTATTTGTAATCAGTGGTTCGGTATTTGTGGCGTTTGCTGTACGCGGCTTTGCCTCATATGGCGAGGCTATTACCATGTCTGTCATAGGACAGCGGATTATTTGTGATCTGCAAAACAGGCTATTCTCTCACCTGATGAAATTGGACCTAAATTTTTATCACCGCAACTCAAGTGGTGAGTTAATTTCCAGGTTTACCAATGACATTATGTTGATGCGTTATTCTGTTAGTAACGTCATTGTCGGATTAGGTAAAGATTTGACGTCGCTTATTGTCTTAATCGGGATTATGTTCTACCGGGATTGGATGCTAGCATCGATTGCTTTTTTCTTATTACCATCAATTGTCTTGCCCATATCAAAAATATCACGACGGATGCGCAAAGTAACGTATAATACCCAAGATGAATTTGGGAAAATCACGTCCCAACTGTCACAAATTTTCCAAGGCATGCGCGTTGTGAAAACCTATGGCATGGAGCCCTATGAAATTGGCAGGGTAGAATCGGCCACAGAACGCGTATATCAGCTTATTACAAAAGCAACGCGCATTCGCGCAACAACTTCCCCCATTATTGAGGTTTTAGGTGGCCTGACCACAACTTTGATCATTGCTTATGGCGGCTGGCAAGTCCTAAAAGGCACAAGAACAGCAGGTGAATTCATTTCATTTACCGGGGCTTTGTTGTTATGTTATGACCCGTTAAAGCGATTAGGCAACCTCAACACAAGTTTACAAGAAGGGCTTAGTGCCGCACAGCGTGTTTTTGAAACCATTGACACTCAACCGCTTATTGTTAATAAAAACACAGCCAAACCGATTACGGATATTCAAGGGCGCTTGACCTTTAAAAATGTCAGTTTCACCTATCCTAACGGAACATCCGCGCTATCTGATATTAACTTAAGTGTTAGTCAGGGAAAAAGCATCGCTCTTGTCGGATCCAGCGGATCCGGGAAATCAACGTTCATCAACCTCATCCCTCGGTTTTATGACATTACTGACGGCGAGATTTTAATTGATGATGTCTCAATCCAGGATATTACCGTGGCTTCATTGCGCAGTCATATTGCCCTTGTCAGCCAAGAAATCACCCTATTTGATGATACAATTCGCAACAACATCGCCTATGGTCGTTTTGGCGCCAGTGATCAGGATATCACTGATGCAGCAACGTCAGCCGCAGCTCATGATTTTATCATGAAACTACCTAAAGGGTACGACACAATTGTCGGTGAAAATGGTGTTATGCTATCAGGCGGACAACGCCAACGGATTGCAATTGCAAGAGCGATGCTAAAAAATGCGCCTATCTTATTACTTGATGAAGCAACAAGTGCCCTCGACACCCATTCGGAACGTCACGTTCAAGGAGCATTAGAAGCGCTCATGCAAGGCAAAACGACAATTATTGTTGCCCACCGTTTATCGACAATTATTAACGTTGATACCATTTACGTGATGGATCAAGGACGCATCGTTGAAGTCGGCAACCATGAAACACTAATCAAAAAGAATGGTCATTATGCAGAACTCTGGCAAGCACAGTCTCGATCGCAAGATGAGGACGGTCAATGA
- the nusB gene encoding transcription antitermination factor NusB: MTNEPQAVLKGRSAARLGAVQALYQLEMEPSDPRVAISQFINTRFKNPDQYHMKNPDLNLFEALVTGWHSKSDHIDGLITQILSKDWPFERIENVLRAILRCGTCELHSFPETPKAVIINEYVNLTKTFYDGQEPGFINASLDRLAQLLGR; encoded by the coding sequence ATGACAAATGAACCCCAAGCTGTTCTCAAAGGCCGTTCAGCTGCACGACTTGGCGCAGTGCAAGCTCTGTATCAATTGGAAATGGAACCATCAGATCCGCGTGTTGCCATCAGTCAGTTCATCAATACTCGTTTTAAAAATCCAGATCAGTATCATATGAAAAATCCCGATCTAAACTTGTTTGAAGCCCTAGTCACAGGCTGGCACTCAAAATCAGACCACATCGATGGATTGATTACCCAGATCTTATCAAAAGATTGGCCTTTTGAGCGAATTGAGAATGTTTTACGAGCAATTTTAAGATGTGGCACATGTGAACTTCATTCATTTCCAGAAACGCCAAAAGCAGTCATTATCAATGAATACGTTAATCTAACAAAAACATTCTATGACGGACAAGAACCGGGATTTATTAACGCTTCGTTGGACAGACTAGCGCAACTGCTAGGGCGATGA
- a CDS encoding TonB family protein codes for MFKGYKLSFMFASIIHVAPFVLLVWGQNGKILAPSASISFDVRLEVMPCVTPCNPAHKKSEKDRTLAVHSQPVVSQVTEHHKTEVDGCAEFSVAEFIKGNPKPMYPEEARIIGIEGEVLVEVIFQDGDLISCRIIESPHDLLSNAAKQQIAQWAFPKTKQRMTLKIPVEFQLI; via the coding sequence TTGTTTAAAGGGTATAAACTTAGCTTTATGTTTGCGAGTATTATTCATGTTGCTCCCTTTGTATTATTGGTGTGGGGGCAGAATGGTAAAATTTTAGCACCATCGGCTTCTATATCGTTTGATGTTCGTCTTGAAGTCATGCCTTGTGTCACACCGTGCAACCCTGCCCATAAAAAATCTGAAAAGGATCGAACGTTGGCTGTTCACTCCCAACCTGTAGTGTCACAGGTAACAGAGCATCACAAAACCGAGGTGGATGGTTGTGCCGAATTTTCTGTTGCTGAATTTATCAAGGGGAACCCCAAGCCGATGTACCCGGAAGAAGCGCGTATTATTGGAATCGAGGGAGAGGTTTTAGTTGAAGTAATTTTTCAGGATGGCGACCTTATTTCTTGTAGGATCATTGAATCCCCGCATGATTTATTATCCAATGCAGCAAAACAACAAATTGCTCAATGGGCTTTTCCTAAAACAAAGCAACGAATGACTCTGAAAATCCCTGTCGAATTCCAGTTGATATAG